The genomic region ACCGGGTCAAAATCAAGATTTACAATTCGATTAATGTCTTCCTTGACATGAACAAGGATGTGAGTATTATTAAGAGACAAAGTAGCATGCCCATCAATAGTACCACAATTTTCCTTTACATGTAGCAGGACACTACCAAACGTAAGATTTTGATTCATATGGTTAATGTTACAATTTTCTAACATCAAAATCATTCCCCACCCGCAAGCCACCGAAGAGAATATTTTTTCATTCCAACACGTAACCGGTACTCCACTTATGTTTACCTACGCAAGTCTTCCAATTCTTCCATGCAGATCATAAGACGAATCAAAGACTTTAATCAAGCTACACCAATTCCTGATAACATGATCCTCCTGTTTAGCAATAGAAACAACCATGCTCTCCGAATTACAAAGAAGTAGGGTATGAGACCACCATGATACTTAACCACAAACTCATCTAAACCCTCCGCCTTACATAGTGCCTCAAATTGGTTGAGAATTTCAAATGACTTAACCTCAACCACCAAAGAACTTCCAAGCATCCCTTGATTACCATCTTTCTCTTTAATGCAAACCACCCTATCCTTTCCAGCCCTAGAGATATTTAATTTATCTCTCTAATCTTCAATCACCACCGAATGTTGTACCTTGGATAACTTCTCCCTAAGATCCACGCTTTTAGGTCGAATATTGGACAACTTTTCCCTTAGATCAACCCTAGATTCACCAGCAACATCACTGTAGTTTCGATTATCCCTATATGCATTATTCGTTGCACCAACGCCATTACGTTGTTGATGTGGTCTAGTGTTCCTGTCGTTTGGAAATCCATCAACCATCTCAACGGCCTTGAAAATCCGGATCGAATTACCATCAAAGACAATCTTCTCCAACGAACCTAGCAGGAGGTCCACACAGCTCACATCGCTCTACCGAACGAAAGTAAACTTTTGTCCATTCCCTAATCGTTTATTAGCCACATAGATATCCCTTAGCACACCATATGGCTTAAAAATTCTCCACATATTCGCCACTTTCCAATGCTCTGGAAATTAAAAAACATGAAGGAAGTCAAATGGATTCCGAATAGCCTCATTAGATGATTCTCAAGCCTCCCGTTGTATCAATCCCGCAACAATCTCGTGCCTGCCCGATATGCTCTCCTCTCAGCCTCACTAGCAATTCTTTCATTCTTTCTCCGCACTTTCTCTCACACACACACCCCATTTTCACAGTAAGTTAAGTTTTTGGGTGGTGATATATCCAAACTAATTTTTGATAGATCCACCCATATTTGATGTCTTTTCCAAAAATACCCTCTAATAAATTTTATCAAAAAATTGTGCAAGACATAATTTACGGATATATTAGTCGATTTAAGTTGATTTATCGAATAAAGTTTGAAAATATCAATTCCTTGGTTTTTAGCActatttatctatttttttttttttttttttttttgaactttttAATATATCCATCCATTTTTAAGTGCAATACAGTATACGACGGATCTTTCCGTCGACGGGTACTCAAATGGCGACAAAGATGGTAGCCGTAAACTTATCGGTAGCAGCTCCGGCAGCGTGTCGACTCAGTAGCTCTTTTTCTACTTCAACTCGCAGTTCATATAGTAGTAAGTGTTTATCGTCAATGACGAATTCAACTTTTTACCGGAATTTCGCGGCAAAAATCCGCGCGTCGTCATCAACCGCCACCGTCAAAACCACTCCGGTATATATATGCGTAGATGTAATTACATTAATGCGTTTATTGTGCGGAATCGAAGGCCggagatagtataatataatatatttgtaGATGAAATTGTTTAATAAATACTGAATGGATGGATATGAATTCCACCGGTTTTTACTTcaatttatttattattgtttGTTATCGACTTTTACGTTTTAGGCTTAATTGTCACTACTGCTATGTTTTGTGCTTTTAGTATAAATTCATTTATTggttgattttttatttttttttttttttttttttccttttttgttTTGATTAAGCTCAAAGCTATAGTTACAACTTACAACTCCAGTTAAATTTGCTACAAACTAGTCCAAGTCAATGAGTATTTGTTTTGCTAAGCtacttaataatatataataatatgtatatacgTATAATATATACTCCGTACTATATATactggttttaaaaatattacagtTATTTTAGTGATTATTTGTATCATAATCCATGTAAGTTTGAAGGTAGAATCACTAGAGTGATAAGTGTATTTAATTCATAAATCACTactaaacttgaattacaaatattCTATTGAAACTGCTATTATAGTATCGATTTGTGACTTTTTTTTTTCCGAAACGCATCGATTTGTGACTTTAACCCAATGGTTCTTGACTTATAACTCTAGTTAAAGGACATTTTGTGAAGAAGTGAACCTACATGCTATTAATAAGTTAATATATGAAAGCCACTTGTTTTTGCGTGGTTATGGAGTTCTTGTTGTATCCTTTTAGGATACGAAATTACTTTCTTGTATAAACATTCCCAGTATTCGGCAACCATATTCAAGGCATTAACGTCATAACGTGTCATGTCACATTAATTTGCACTGATTAGTTGTATatttattcatacattcatttatttTTGCCCATTCTTAATATGCAGGGAACTAATTTCAATGAAAAAAAATTAAATGGAAAGAAGCAGGTTTTGGCTTGTCCCGTATGCTATGACAAGTTAATATGGAATGGTGATCCAGTTTTTTCAGTGTAAGTTATTTTGGTTATGTTGACATGTTTAACTGTGTCTACTAGTTTTCTTAAACTATTTGTTTTTATTGCTTTTCGATCTTTCTTCTGATTCTTGTCATTCATATATGTGTCAGAGATTGTACGCCTAGGTCTATTTTAAAATGCAGTTCCTGTAACAAAACTTACAGTGGTAATGAAACACATCTTGATCTGACTGTAATTAGTGGATCCAAGAACTATGGTGAATCTATGCCAGCTTCTTCTGAGATTTTCAGGTATTTTTTTAATAATTTCATGAACTTACTGATAGCTAGACCATCTTATACTTGTATACTTGACCAAACCAAAATAATATGTAACTTTAATTATGTATCTAACTGCCCATGAATGTCATGTGTTTACTGATACAGGTTGCCATTAATATCATTCCTGTATGAGAGGGGATGGCGACAGGGTTTTTCGGTATTGGGCGGTTTCCCAGGCCCAGAGAAAGAGGTAATATGTCCTTCATGTAATGGCCTTCCTGGAGAGTCTGTTAAATATATATGCTAGAAGTGTCAATTTTGACCCATTGATTTGGGCTATGTTTTGTCCCTAACAGTTCAGATGGCTAAAATCAAAAAGTTAGCTTAAACTGTAACGGGTTTAATGGGTTGCACCATAGTGTATTTTAAGGCATATAAGCTTCTAAATCATTTTATAGAAAATATTACTCTATATTGTATTAATGTGGAAGATAAAGTTTTGATTTTGTAATCATGTTTTACACAGTAATTATATAAAAAGGAGTTGTAGAAAGTAAAAAAAACAACATTTTGGTCAACACTACTTGATCCATACACAAGCTTTTCCATATTGACTCGAACCCAATTGACCCATTACAGAACCGCCCTTTTGCAACCCCTATTATATACAGAAAAAAAGATGTAACTTAAATCAACTTCCAGACTTATTTTACGAGGTTGAAAATATCAATTATGAACAAATTTTTGTTATTATTTATGTACAGTTCGAATTGATGAGAGATTATCTTAAGCCAGTCATTGGAGGAAGCATAATTGATGCTAGTTGTGGTAGTGGGATGTTCACTCGGCTTTTTGCAAAGAGCGGCTTATTTTCTCTTGTTGTAGGCCTTGATTTTTCAGAGTCCATGTTAAAACAGTGCTATGACTACATTAATCAGGAGGAAAATATATCTAAAGAGTACATATCTTATTTCCATATACCACTTCAAATTTTACATTGATCATTTATAATGCCTGTcaattttttttatcatgtccaatgagtTTGTAATGCGGACTATGTATTTAGGAACTTAATATTGGTTAGAGCTGATATTGCACGACTTCCATTTCCTTCAAGTTCTATAGATGCTGTGCATGCTGGTGCAGCTCTTCATTGTTGGCCCTCACCGTCTGCTGGCGTAAGTACTCTGTTAACATGTCTTTGGGTCATTTTTGGTTTCTATTTTGTTGATTTGGGTCAAACGGGTAAAAGAAAAGTATTAACTAATAATGAAACGAGTTAAACAGATGAAACAGATTATATCAGTCAAAACCTGACTAATGTCATGTGTATAAGTGTATTCAGGGGCGAATTTagaaaagggggggggggggggggggggggggtcgatttcgaaattttagtgtaaaaatttggatttttttcattttgccccaaaacctacatattttgcctcaaaaccttcaaattttgcccacaattctctaaattttgccccaaaaccttcaaattttgcccacaaaccttcaaattttatccaAAACCCTCAAAATTTTTGTCCCAAAAactccgtattttgcccaaaaaagttgctacggttttaaaaaaaaatttcgcccccgatGAAGAAAAATCCTGCTTCCGCCACTGAGTGTATTCATGTGTTTACTGTTTCCTAAATCATTTTATTCACTAGGAATCAGATCAGATCATTATGATAGTAAATAGTAATATGGCTTTATGATCATATTTAATACATTAACCTTGTACAAAAGAAAAtttaaaagtttgataaaaaaaaatgtcaGTGTGTTGGGCCAACTCGGCCTGTTTTGTGACCCGTACAATATTAGTATCACTTGAACCTACGTACACCATTTACTAGACGGACATGCCCTTTTTGCCATATCTAGTTACATCTACGTTTGTGTAATATTTGGTTATCAACTTTGTTATTCCATATTAAGACAATAGTTACTATGTATTTGAAGAGTATCTCCATAATTTTTATAAGTTATTAACGTATCTATATATTTGCCTTTTGAAATAGTTATAAAATATGGAGATACTGACGTGTGGTCACGCGAACTCTTGTTTGTTTTTAATTTAGAGATTTCAtaacttattaataatataataagccGCATTGCATGCCAAATTATACAATGTTTTTGAACATTGTTCAAACACCTACTAAATTTAATTTTGCTTTTGTGCCTCCCAGAAAAGTTGTTCAATATTTTCCTGTCTTTATATTTGGTCTGTGTTTTTTTCGAACTCGTCTTCACCTAACAATGTGGTGTGTAACAGGTAGCTGAAATAAGTCGAATTCTTCGACCGGGAGGAGTTTTTGTTGCCACGACCTACATAATAGACGGCCCTTTTTCATTTATCCCCTTTTTACGTCCCATACGCCAGGTATGCAATTTTATGACTTATAACTCAATTCATTGCAATGTGAACTTgagttattaattataaataagtgAATATTTGATTTTGTAATTGTAGAATATCGGTCAGATATCAGGGAGCCACCTGTACCTATCTGAACGTGAATTACAAGAGCTCTGCTCAAGCTGTGGACTCGTGGATTACACATGCATTCGAAACAGAGCTTTTGTAATGATCTCTGCCCGAAAACCTACCTGAAAACCCACTATAAATGTCGTTAAACATAAAGGTAGTTCTCGCTTATTGGAACACTGTACATGTGTcatgttgtatatgtatataaagtcATCACAAAATTGTTTATGTAAATTCTTGGAAAAGTTTCTTTTCTATATTTAACACAGGCTTGATCTGTAGATCAATTAAGCAGTAGTGTTCTCTTTAAGGACGTCTAAAATGATGTATCGTTGCTAATTTTTAACCAAACAAACGTAACTGTATCGAATCCTGTCGTAACACTAGTGTTCTCTTTAAGTACATCTAATATATAATGTATCAAATCCAGTCGTAAGTGTATCATTGATAATTTGTATATACAATCTTTATATTAAGCAGTAGTTTTCTCTTTAAGGACATCTAAAATACTCcgtaatgtatttttttttttttagaacggcaatTTCGGCATCGAATCCTTTCATTTGCCACTCACGCACCCGTTACGAAGAAACTCATCGCATCCATTGCGCAAAGCGTACCCGaaatgctttaggttaactgcttAGCCCGCACAAAGTGAAGGATACCAGAGGCACAACCTTGGAGAAAACTcatattttttcaaggatacgGACCCACAACCAACTGAGGCTTTTTATCACTCAACCAATAATTCGGTGGTATCTAAAATAATGTATTCCCTCCGTCCCAGCTCAAGTGTGCACTTTATATTTTGATTAACCAGAAGACGTTCTCGATAGAGAAGATTTCTGAGTGGTGAAAAATTAAGTTAGTGGAATTTAATGGATGGTGAAGTAAAAAGAAACGGGTGAAAAAGTAAAAGGGTCAATTTTGGTAGTTTAGGGTAATTCTAATGGATGGTGATGTAAAGAGAGACGGTGAAGAAGTAAAAAGGTAAATTCTAGTAGTTTAGGATTACGGATGGAAATGGATATCCGATTTGATGAATATTCACACGATCCGATCCACTAAAAGCGAATATGGATGACCTAATATCCGATCCGAAGTATAGGGATAATAAAGAATAATTTTTTACAATAAAATGTTAACGTTTTCGACAAAATCAATAACTTTATTATATGTAATGTTTACTGGGATAAAAGTATATGTCTCCATTCACCAGTCTGAATTTATTTTTCAAAAACATTCATCATAAAGAATGTTATTATAATCATAAATATAGATAGATATTGGAAAAAAAATCAtaaaacttattatcattcacgtatATCATGAAATGGTATATAAATAAACGTACACGTTAAATATATATATGGAGTAAATAAAAACCCAACAGTAGGTATCATCGTGCAAAATCTAAGCACACACAAATTGACAACGTTACACAATGTTAATTTATGTGTGCTTTTCGGCAATCATATATCTAATTTATTACTTTCTAAGGATCATCCCGTCGAGAAAGACTCGAACGGCCACGACAATGGCTGCCGGAAACACATCGGCAGTTGGGCCGGTAGCGAGAAGACGCTCTACATTATTTGCTGACTTTAATGAAAAAGAAGATGCAATGGGAAAGAAGCAGATATTATTGGCTTGCCCCATATGCCATGACAAGTTAATATGGAATGGTGATTCTGTCTTATCAGAGTAAGTTACTTTCATTATTATGACTGaaaaatattttctttttattatgGGTTAATTTGACATGTTTATCTGTTTCTACtagttttcttattttttttaatgTTAACTTAAAGGGAATAGTGTTTgagaatatattatatattactctATAGCAAGATATGCTTCAAGTGCGATTTGAACTGTTATAAGAATATCAGAATTCAACCACTAGTAGACTATCTTGTGCTCGTTTACTTGAAGTTATACGTATGATAAATTTTAAGTTATAGTTTGGTACATTAGTATTTGAAAAAACTATTCAAGATACCAAATTAAGATGTGTTACGTGGAAAAAAGTGCTCCGTAATTGATACCGCAAAAATAgaatatcaatatttttttttttcgaaaagcaaggCATTCATTAAAGGGCTAAAAAGGGAGCCCAATCCAATTACAACACGAAAGGAGATTAATGCCGGTATCGGCCATGAGCATACAAACAATCATCGACTGGTTGCAGAGGGAGCAACAATAACACCTACTCTAACAATTCAAACAGCTTGCACAATAATGAACATCAACAAATTAAGAAGTGTATGCTGTAGGATTTGAAAGCCAAGTTAACCACTCGATATTCGTCTTCTTAACTCGGGAGGAAATCCATTCGAAGGTTTTGAGTTGTATCTCCATTAGTGCCGAAGGACCGCTCCAACTTTTATTTGCGAAGACCTTTTGATTTCGGTTATTCCACAAAAGATATGCGCACGTCCACTCCGTAGCTTGCCATATTTTTGTGCCGAGCGCTGTCATTGTTCGATTACTACAACCCCGGAAGGATTCACTTATGCTCAAACTAGATACCGGACCTAATCCCCACCACTTGTATAACCTTTCCCAAACATCAAAAGAGTGTCGACAAAAGAACAAGGAGTGGTCGATTGTTTTCACGTCATCATCGCATAAGGGGCATCTCACGGAGTGCAAGTCTATTCCTTTGTTATCTAATTCCACACGAGTTGGTAAACGTCTCCTTAAAACCCGCAACATGAATACTTCCACTTTCCCTGGTACTAGATTATTTTTTAAAGTTTCCTGTCGATGACTATCATTTAGTAGGAGTTGATCATCAATTAACCTTGCGAGTGTCTTTGTAGAAAATGAACCGTTTGATGCAAGTCTCCAACACCAGACATCTTCACCTTTATCGTGTTTTTCATAGCTTGCAATGCTTTCCGAAAGTGAGTGTAATTCGTCCAGTGCACGTCCTGATATGTCTCGACTCCAATTCCAAATACAGTGATGTGACTGACCCGTTCACGATACCCTATCACGAACTGATATTTCTTTCTCCACCTTCAAATGAAACAATCGTTTGTATTTATCTTTGAGTGGGATGTCACACAACCATGATTCAGTCCAGAAACCTGTCAAGCTGCCATCCCCAATGTCTTTCGTGATTGAGCTTCCAAAATTCAGCCCGATCTCTTCGATGTCACAACCTGCACGCACAATGTTTACCCAAATACTACCCTTCCCTTTCGGCCGGTTAAGGCTTTGAGGAATGAGTAGTCCGTTAGTCCCGTAAATGCTTTTTAAAATTTTCACCCAAAGAGAGTTTCCTTCGGTCTTGATCCACCAAAATCATTTCCCCAAAAGAGCTAGGTTTTTACCCCTGAGTGAACCAATGTTTAGACCTCCTTTGTCATAGGGCAAAAGAGAGTCATCCCATTTTATCCACACAAGTTTATTAcgctcacccccccccccccccccccaaagtaCGTCTAATACTCTCAAGGCACTTAATTACACTCAACGAGGCACGAAATAGGAAGAAATAATATAGAGGCAAACTATTAAGAACCGATTTAACAAGCGTTAACCTTCCACCGAAAGAGATCGTTTTTGTTTTCCATTCCGCGAGTCTTGAAGAGAATTTTTCAATTATCGGTCTCCAACTTTCTATTCGATTCATGTTTTTTCCAACCGGTAGACCAAGATATGTAAAGGGGAATTTACCCTCTTTACATCCGAATCGTGAAGCCATACGATCAATTTCATCTTGTTTCACCCCCAATCTGAAAATAAGACTTTTATGGTAGTTGATTTTGAGACCCAAAACCTTTTCAAAGCAACTTAGAAGCTTCATGAGATTGCTAGAATTTTGTCTACCCCATTCACCTACGAAAATGGTGTCGTCAGCATACTGAAGATGTGAGATCAACACTTTGTCTGACCCGATTTCAACCCCCTTAAATAATCCCCCACTAATGGCATTTTTAGCAAGAAGATTAAGGCCTTCCGCTGCAATGATAAATAAGAAAGGAGATAGGGGGTCTCCTTGCCGGACCCCTCTTTCAAGATTAAACTCACTAGTCGGGGATCCACTGACCAAAACCGATACTGAAGCTGACTTGAGACACACATGTATCCATTTCCTCCATTTAACACCGAAACCCATTCTCTTCATCATCTCTAAAAGGAAGTCCCAGTTTTAGCTGTCAAAGGCCTTCTCGAAATCTACTTTGAAAACTAgactcttatttttatttttcttaagaAATTCAATCGCttcatgtgatgacccagaaaatttcgactaatttaaaccaattctctatatgatttactattatgtaaatatacatataaatatatatatattataagatgtacaagtaaaacactatttgctacagtgaaaccgtattttgctacagtgctacagtgaaaacgactttgctacagtaaacaccatttgctacagtaaacactatttgctacagtacactatttgctacagtaaaacactatttgatgtcgacgaactagcaaacaaaaacggaaaaggcggccatgcgatcgcatggaaaaaacactgaaaactcatgcgatcgcatgagctacagtaaatggaaaagtattataaatacgccagttttctgCTCGTCAACACATCCTTCTCTTTTTTTCTTCTTAtgtaatttaaatttatatatataattataattataattataattttaagtttaataataataaagtatattcgagggtatttttaattcgggtttcaaatcattttaagctaaggaaatattgggtattgttcggggtattgttcttgaatccaaggtcaaccatacagccgtctaccatcattacgtctacgcaatttgcctacaatattgagtctcaatattgaactgtgagtttatagtctccctttttaaatactttaaatatttttgggctgagaatacatgcaatttattttaaacgcgataagacacaagtacatactaaattctacactgagttaaaccgaaaatcccttagctttggtaactagtagctgccagtacataggatatggactggtgggcgtgaataattgtatatggatccatagggcttgacatccccgtccgagctagagcgctagccttttaacggacgtatattttttgagtttaagacacgttggtttgcgtgtattaaaacgaatggggtaattatcactatagcgttaagtttagttaccagtgtgctctgttacgtagaatctattgataaacttttgatgaaatcttgtggtatatctttatatatgtttatgactcgagcaattaaacctataactcaccaacattcgtgttgactttttagcatgttttattctcaggtccttagaatgcttccgctgtgatgtgcttgttgcctgcatggagtctctcatgctttgtacaaagtttatttcattcaaaataaaactgcgttgtgtaataaataattggactgtgatgtcaacctgtaaattaaagacttatgtatttcgggattttgcttatacctaagcactcgcccacatgtttatagctttctatgtttagaaagtcacttattttaatgaatgcaatattttatcaaaacgtatcatatagaggtcaaaacctcactgtggaatcaatgattaacgtgccgcgtcaatagcgattttgacgggtcgttacacttcaTTTGCAATTAATGCCCCGTCCAGAATATACCTCCCTCTTATGAACGCACTTTGCTCCTCCTCTATGAGCTTCAGTATTACCTTTCTAATGCGATTGGATGTCACTTTTGTCAAGATCTTGTAATAGCTACCAATCAAACTTATTGGACGAAAATCATTCAAACATATTGGGTCGTTCCTTTTAGGTACGAGAGTGATAAATGATGCGTTACATCCCTTTGACACTTCACACTTTTCCCGGAACCAATTTAAAGCCCCGAGTAAATCTCGCTTGATAACATCCCAGTGTAGTTTAAAGAATTTGAATTTCACACCGTCTGGACCCGGGGTTTTTATATTGCAACATTCCTTTATGGCCTCAAAAACTTCTTTTTCGGAGAACATAGTTTCTAATTCATCAGCTTGTGAACTCGTAAGTATTTGTGCAGGTGGGTGTAGATTGTTTTGGTTTGACAGCTTCATGGTGCCGTTTGAACTATGCTGTTTGAATAACGATTGGAAGTGCTCGAAGATTTCCTGTTTTATATCAATGGGATTTTCATTCCATCTTCCATTAATATGCAATCCCCTAATGTTACGCTTCGAATATCTCCTCCGAATTGCCGAATGAAAATACCTTGTGTTTTCGTCCTCATCGGTTGTCCATTTAATTCTAGCCTTCTGTCTTGCCATATTTGAAACAATTTTCTCCTTTTCTATCAATTTTTTTCTCACATTCATCCACTTTTCTTGTTCGTTTTCTGATAGGTGTTTGACTTCAGCCGCATGTTCCCAATCAGATGCAAGTTTTGCAAGATCAGCACATTCTTTTTTTATATTTCCCAATCGATTCTGACTCAGCTCCTTGAGTTTGAATTTAACTTCTTTCAGTTTATTCctgatgtaatgacccggactttttcgatcaatttatacttataagattaatatttacataaattaaaccttaccaacatgataagcaatctagattgttgagatttatgtttttgaaaagagttttacacaacgtttgaccgtccaatttgaccgatgatatcacgaactatataacatacgataattatacgtttatgtatatatatgtatttatatatatttaacatgatctaaggatgtttaacatctcattgggtactaataacaatgagttataagtatattttgaaactactaacttaagttttcaaaacgataactatacgtaacgttcttcgacataaatacttataacctataatacttatacatgcatcgtatagatatgtattttatcacttttaaagggcttacatacataaaacaatataagtatatttacaaaagatagctatatttgaatcctcgttccgttttctcaaagatttctacacgtatatctagggtatatgtacccgtatcatacgcagcttctagatgtatttactattggtatataccaataaaaatctgctccttagcagccttaaatgattaagaaacatgtggaaccaaccatttgtcaagtagcatgaattatttagcaagaaaacaaagttaggtatcttttttttcctttataacctaaaaacgtttttatgcatgcacaccatttcttcaccccattttctcatacttacactcccatttctctctcaaaatactcttaacttcatacttgatcatctccaagcattttccccatcatttagcttcaaaaacaacccttaatcatcataagaaaaaccatacaagaacacttcaagaatcctttcaagaacacaagtttacttccaatctttcatccaattccatcactcttttggttctaggttcttactcctcttttacagcaatcttgtccaagtaacttgaggtagtaactttgttcataaccttattcgattcatatatatatagctatcttattttatggtataaaattttaacaacaagaacatagtttgaatgttttcaaacttgtttgcaaactaaatagatccttctaacttaacttttaaaata from Rutidosis leptorrhynchoides isolate AG116_Rl617_1_P2 chromosome 9, CSIRO_AGI_Rlap_v1, whole genome shotgun sequence harbors:
- the LOC139866437 gene encoding uncharacterized methyltransferase At1g78140, chloroplastic-like; this translates as MATKMVAVNLSVAAPAACRLSSSFSTSTRSSYSSKCLSSMTNSTFYRNFAAKIRASSSTATVKTTPGTNFNEKKLNGKKQVLACPVCYDKLIWNGDPVFSVDCTPRSILKCSSCNKTYSGNETHLDLTVISGSKNYGESMPASSEIFRLPLISFLYERGWRQGFSVLGGFPGPEKEFELMRDYLKPVIGGSIIDASCGSGMFTRLFAKSGLFSLVVGLDFSESMLKQCYDYINQEENISKENLILVRADIARLPFPSSSIDAVHAGAALHCWPSPSAGVAEISRILRPGGVFVATTYIIDGPFSFIPFLRPIRQNIGQISGSHLYLSERELQELCSSCGLVDYTCIRNRAFVMISARKPT